AGCAACTATGGCGTCTTGAATTTATAGAGCTACTagtgttcaaaaatcatctttgaCATTGTGCACAGTGGAATTATCTATCAGAGATTAATTAGTGTTTAAGTTTTTCAGTCCCCACAACTTAGTGGTGGTAGATAAAAGTATGATGCAGTTAGACGTAAGATCAACAGGATTCACAAGTTAAATCAATAAGCAGACTGGCTCGTCACACTTTCTATGCCAAGAGAAAGAATAttatacagtggtaaagtcattgcgTGATGATACCggttaaataaataaatacagaaCCGTTCTACACGAGTTTTAGCTTGGTTGCTTGGGATCAATCCAATTTTATGCAATCTCTTGATAACGACGGGAAACTGAAAGCATTTCACTTAAATGAACAATTTCGTGATCCCTCGATAAGGATGGACTGCAATTGCTTTTTTACTTCATCCCAATTGGAGATACTGATGTTGAATCTGGTTTGTCTTTGTGTTCatcaaagatgatgatgatgcgtAACCACATTAATCAACATCATTCACCGATCGATCGATTTAGAAGTGAAAAAGGAACCCTGCTCGTCCATAACATAATTTATATCATTATGGCACTAGTACTTGATAAAAATGACAGAAGCAATGATGTCACAAACTATCGAATCACCACAATTCATCCCATCAATGTACATTGCTTTAGTCGTGGAATTCCAGATTATTACGTCTACATCCCATGTGAAAACCCGCCATATGGTTTGTGGTCACACTTACTGTGCCTAAATGCACAACGATAATTCATTATTTGTTAAAGTTGAATCGTCCTTATATGCACAAAAGAACACAATGCTCTGTATAGCCTTGTGCGTATTTGGGCATTATCTTAAAGGAAATAATGGTGTGCACTTAATAGATTTTTCTTGGCACTTTTGGGGTAAAAGATTTTTGTTACAGAGAGAGCAAAGAGAGATCTTGACTTTAGACATAACAAAAATCGTGAGTATGGTATCATGAGCCAATGATTTTACCATTGTattacgattcaagttgttaaatAGAGTTTTTCCTAATTATTACAGTTTCCTAGATATGGTTTAGCTGCCCAACTAAAATCTTTTGAAATTCTTTCATATAAGTGCATACACAAGAGTAGAAGAAGTTATATCTAATTTTCAAGTATACAAACGAAGAACTTAACCAACcatttttcatggaaaataccCAAGATCGAAAAAAGATTAACAATAATGTTCAAGAGCGTGATCATGATACCCCTCACATTGCTATCCTTCCATGTCCTGGAATGGGTCATCTCATTCCTCATCTTGAGTTAGCTAAACGTTTATGCAACTTTCATGGCATCCAAGTGACGTTTTTCGTATACTTAACCGAAGCTTCTGCTGCTCAATCTCAATACCTTAGCACACATCCTCTTCCCAAATCTCTTCATGTATATCACCTTCCATCCAGAGACATTTCTCCTTTCGTAACAGATTCTACTGATATTCAAACTCGTCTCTGTATAATCGTTCGTGAATCTCTTCCTGATGTTGAATCCTACATTGTTAGCTCTCACGATAATAATACTAGTTTCAGACCCGTAAATGTTCTCATTGCGGATTTCTTTGCTACGGGAAGTTTTGATATTGCCGACAAATTGGGCATACcgaaatatattttctttttcccTGCAGCTGACTTACTCCCCTTCATGATATATCTGCCCATACTTGATAGCCAAGTGCAAGGTGAGTTCGTTGATCTCAAAGAGCCGATTGAAGTCCCTGGTTGTAAGCTGCTTCAACCAAGGGACCTAGTTGATCCGGTCAGGAATCGCAAGACTGATGGGTACAACTGGTTCTTACACCATGCAAGCCGGTTTCCACTGGCTGATGGAATTCTTTTGAACACGAGCTATGATCTTGAGCCTAAGACTATTAAAGCATTGGGAGAAGACCCAATTTTACGACAACTAGGTACTCCGCGTGTATATCCAGTTGGTCCACTTATTAAGCCATCATCGGCAAAAGTAGAAGTGAAAGATGAGCATTATATGATCATGGCATGGCTTAACCAGCAACCAGAGGAATCCGTGATTTTTGTATCATTCGGAAGCGGTGGGACATTATCAGCTGAGCAGATGACAGAGTTAGCTTGGGGGTTAGAACTTAGTGGAAAACGGTTCATATGGGTCATTCGGAAACCGGTAGAAGCGGACGCTTCAGCATCATTTTTCAGCGTGGGTAACGAAGAAGAGAACAATCCTGATGAATACTTACCTCATGAGTACCAAAACAGGATCAATGGAGTAGGCTTGGTGATCCCTACGTGGGCACCGCAAATGGAAATACTCAGTCACTCGTCAGTAGGTGGGTTTTTAAGTCACTGTGGTTGGAATTCAGCATTAGAAAGCCTATGCAATGGTGTGCCCATGATAGCGTGGCCGTTATACGCGGAACAACGGAGTAATGCTGCAATGCTTGAAGAAGAGATTGGAGTTGCCGTGAGAGTTAAGAGTGACGAAAATGGAGTTGTGGGTAGGGAAGAGATTGGAAGATTAATTAGTTTTTTAATGGATGAAGGAAATGAAGACGACACTCATAAGGTGGGTTTCAATTTGAGAAGTAAAGCTAAACAACTTCAAATATTGATGAGTGAAGCTATAAACGAAGGAGAGTCTTCTTACCATTCACTCTCGGAGGTTGCTGATGAATGGAAAGCAAGTACTAGtgtgatgtagtacatctttctatGTATCAACTCTTCATATTGATCCATTGTTTTAGTATCAACAATGTTCGTTGATCCCTCGCATCAGTATCGAATATGATTGTTGATCCCTTTACGTttgttttagtttacttgctttgcaGGTCCTTTAGTTTCCTAGTTTACATAGAATTcctattcttttctttttgtcaGTTCAtctaagcctatataaaggctaagcTATCTTGTTTAGAGAaaacatcttattatcaatattattattatcaattacaACTTATAATCTGATTGTTTTCAATCATATTTATCTAAGGTTTTGAACGAAACTTAAACTCTCTTCGCATCCCCAGCAACTAGTTTGATTTCACCTTATCTTTGCTACATTTGTTGGTACCACAACCaacgtttttagatttttatctaaAGACAAATCCTTCAACCTCTTCcgcaaactcaaaaccctaaatttttcttcaacttttagtTTTTTCTTCAGCAAGTTTCAATGGCTGATcaaacttacaaaagttaaaaccAAATTTGAAACAAGTATCAAGACTATTACAGATAATTTTGAAAAGAAGCTTGGGAGATTTGACGATATCGAGAATAAGTTTGAAGTACATGAACACTTTCTAATCAAGTTATTAAAACACGCAGTACTAGATGATGAAGGCATGCCATGTTGTCTGATGATAAAGTATAAAAAGAAGACGatgaaacaaaaaaaagttaagcAAGGTTCTTTTGTTCAGAATAGTTCTATCCCTGAAGAATTTTCATAGCTTCTTAAGATCCAAAAGCAATTTGAGAACTATCTTAACAATCCTTATAAAAAGCATGCAATTGTGGATCTCGACAGTTATGAGGACAAGGAAAAGTTAGAAGACGATCAAGAAAAATGATGGATAAAGGATAAAAGATTAAAATATAGTATGAATCTTTATGGAAATTTACTAGAATATAAGTCGAAATATGATATACCCAAACTTCATGGAAGTACCCTATTCTTCTAAAGTGAAACTGGTTGCGTATAAACTAAAAGGTGGAGATGCCGCTTGGTGGGAAAAACTCTGTGAAGATCGAAGTATGTATGTAAACCCTCATATATGTATTTGGAAAAGAATGGGAGACTTATTAAGAGATACGTTTTGACCTAGAGATTATAGGCAATAGCtatttatcaaaattcaaaattgtaAACAAGGAGCTAGACTTGCTAAAGAGTATGTAGCTGAATTTTACAATTTAGTTACATGTAACTAACTgaatgaaaatgaagaacagttagttgcacGTTTTATAGAAGGGTTAAACATACTTATTCATCAAGGAATGACTCAATTGTGCATACGATGGTTCAGGATATTCAA
This is a stretch of genomic DNA from Papaver somniferum cultivar HN1 chromosome 1, ASM357369v1, whole genome shotgun sequence. It encodes these proteins:
- the LOC113335600 gene encoding UDP-glycosyltransferase 72B3-like; its protein translation is MENTQDRKKINNNVQERDHDTPHIAILPCPGMGHLIPHLELAKRLCNFHGIQVTFFVYLTEASAAQSQYLSTHPLPKSLHVYHLPSRDISPFVTDSTDIQTRLCIIVRESLPDVESYIVSSHDNNTSFRPVNVLIADFFATGSFDIADKLGIPKYIFFFPAADLLPFMIYLPILDSQVQGEFVDLKEPIEVPGCKLLQPRDLVDPVRNRKTDGYNWFLHHASRFPLADGILLNTSYDLEPKTIKALGEDPILRQLGTPRVYPVGPLIKPSSAKVEVKDEHYMIMAWLNQQPEESVIFVSFGSGGTLSAEQMTELAWGLELSGKRFIWVIRKPVEADASASFFSVGNEEENNPDEYLPHEYQNRINGVGLVIPTWAPQMEILSHSSVGGFLSHCGWNSALESLCNGVPMIAWPLYAEQRSNAAMLEEEIGVAVRVKSDENGVVGREEIGRLISFLMDEGNEDDTHKVGFNLRSKAKQLQILMSEAINEGESSYHSLSEVADEWKASTSVM